A portion of the Acidobacteriaceae bacterium genome contains these proteins:
- the ilvB gene encoding biosynthetic-type acetolactate synthase large subunit produces the protein MTTKNAHPTLTGAEILWATLAGENVTTVFGYPGGAILPIYDALRNFPTIHHVLVRHEQGASHMADGYARASGKVGVCMATSGPGATNLVTGLATAMLDSIPVVAITGQVSSKVLGSDAFQEVDITGITLPITKHNFLVTRAEDIAATVREAFQIATSGRPGPVLVDITKDAQQANAEFDFDAAKPAAYRPHPMLKVESPAIQQAIELIKTAKKPVILAGHGIVESGAQAEVLALAEALQIPIASTLLGLGAIPAAHPLQLGMMGMHGESWVNTAIQEADLLLALGMRFDDRVTGNLASYAPNAKKIHVEIDPSEINKNVRVDVALIGDLKEVLQLILPEVPKSSDTAWLREINASKGTAAVRDIINLPDTGHLYAAHVIHDIWQEAKAAGRLEQTIIVTDVGQHQMWEAQYFKHEAARSLVTSGGLGTMGFALPAAIGAKFACPEKDVWVIAGDGGFQMTASELSTIVQEKLAINIAVINNGFLGMVRQWQETFYDKNYSASPILSPDFVMLAAAHGIAGANVSERPNVIPTVTKSRTSGKAFLTNFQVIKEDGVYPMIAPGAALHEMVRRPSKDPLLETAEDE, from the coding sequence ATGACGACGAAGAACGCACACCCCACACTTACCGGAGCCGAGATCCTCTGGGCCACGCTGGCTGGCGAGAATGTCACCACCGTCTTCGGTTATCCGGGCGGAGCGATCCTGCCGATCTATGATGCTCTGAGAAATTTCCCGACGATCCACCACGTGCTGGTGCGCCACGAACAAGGCGCTTCGCACATGGCCGACGGCTATGCGCGCGCTTCCGGTAAGGTCGGCGTTTGCATGGCTACCTCCGGCCCCGGCGCGACGAACCTTGTCACCGGCCTCGCGACCGCGATGCTCGACAGCATTCCCGTGGTCGCGATCACAGGTCAGGTCTCGAGCAAGGTGCTCGGTTCCGATGCTTTCCAGGAAGTTGACATCACCGGCATCACGTTGCCGATCACGAAGCATAACTTCCTTGTGACGCGCGCAGAGGACATCGCCGCAACCGTGCGTGAGGCGTTCCAGATTGCGACCAGCGGCCGCCCCGGCCCGGTGCTCGTCGACATTACGAAGGATGCGCAGCAGGCCAATGCAGAGTTTGACTTCGACGCAGCGAAGCCCGCAGCCTATCGTCCGCACCCGATGCTGAAGGTCGAAAGCCCTGCGATTCAGCAGGCAATTGAACTCATCAAGACCGCGAAGAAGCCCGTGATCCTCGCAGGCCACGGCATCGTCGAAAGCGGAGCGCAGGCCGAGGTGCTCGCGCTCGCAGAAGCGTTGCAGATTCCGATTGCGAGCACGCTGCTCGGCCTCGGAGCTATTCCTGCGGCGCATCCGTTGCAGCTTGGCATGATGGGCATGCATGGTGAGTCGTGGGTGAACACCGCGATTCAGGAAGCAGATCTTCTGCTCGCACTCGGTATGCGCTTTGATGACCGCGTGACCGGCAACCTCGCCAGCTACGCGCCGAACGCGAAGAAGATTCATGTCGAGATTGACCCGAGCGAGATCAACAAGAACGTTCGCGTTGACGTTGCGTTGATCGGCGACCTGAAGGAAGTGCTGCAACTCATCCTGCCCGAAGTGCCAAAGAGCAGCGACACCGCATGGCTGCGCGAGATCAATGCCAGCAAGGGCACCGCCGCGGTGCGCGACATCATCAACCTGCCCGACACAGGCCATCTTTATGCCGCGCATGTGATCCACGACATCTGGCAGGAGGCCAAGGCGGCTGGCCGTCTCGAACAGACGATCATCGTCACGGATGTAGGCCAGCACCAGATGTGGGAAGCGCAGTACTTCAAGCACGAAGCGGCTCGTTCACTTGTCACTTCTGGTGGCCTTGGGACGATGGGTTTTGCGCTGCCTGCAGCGATCGGCGCGAAGTTCGCCTGCCCCGAGAAGGATGTCTGGGTGATCGCCGGTGATGGCGGCTTCCAGATGACGGCCTCGGAGCTTTCGACCATCGTGCAGGAGAAGCTCGCGATCAACATCGCGGTGATCAACAATGGCTTCCTCGGCATGGTGCGCCAGTGGCAGGAGACGTTCTATGACAAGAATTACTCGGCCTCTCCGATTCTTTCGCCGGACTTTGTGATGCTCGCCGCAGCCCATGGCATTGCGGGCGCGAATGTTTCGGAGCGCCCGAACGTTATTCCGACCGTGACGAAGTCGCGCACCAGCGGCAAGGCGTTCCTGACGAACTTCCAGGTCATCAAGGAGGACGGCGTGTATCCGATGATCGCTCCGGGCGCCGCGCTGCATGAGATGGTACGCAGACCAAGCAAGGATCCCTTGCTCGAGACGGCGGAGGACGAGTAA
- the ilvN gene encoding acetolactate synthase small subunit, protein MLHTFIALVDDKPGVLTRVASLFRRLSINIVSLTVGESERSDASRMTIVCEAPENAAHRIRASLYKLETTIHVDEVNRSEAVVRELCLIKVAAGPNQPHGVHSRSQIFELAGVFRARIVDLAPESIMLEMTGSASKIEGLLQVLRESAYEVLEVSRTGRMAMRRGHHGGRVFKALGVKTADVVSPADFPDFDHDVDPGALPEDETLPNQFDE, encoded by the coding sequence ATGCTGCACACATTTATCGCACTCGTTGACGACAAGCCCGGCGTGCTGACGCGCGTCGCTTCTCTCTTTCGCCGTCTCAGCATCAACATCGTCTCGCTTACCGTCGGCGAGAGCGAACGCAGCGATGCTTCGCGCATGACCATCGTCTGCGAAGCGCCCGAAAACGCAGCGCACCGCATCCGCGCTTCGCTCTACAAGCTCGAGACGACTATCCATGTCGATGAGGTCAACCGCTCCGAGGCTGTTGTCCGCGAGCTTTGCCTCATCAAGGTGGCTGCCGGCCCCAACCAGCCGCACGGGGTCCACTCACGCTCGCAGATCTTTGAGCTTGCAGGCGTCTTCCGCGCACGCATCGTCGACCTTGCTCCCGAGAGCATCATGCTCGAGATGACCGGCTCGGCGTCGAAGATCGAAGGTCTGCTGCAGGTGCTACGCGAGTCTGCTTATGAGGTTCTCGAAGTCTCGCGCACCGGCCGCATGGCCATGCGCCGCGGACACCACGGCGGTCGCGTCTTCAAGGCGCTTGGCGTCAAGACAGCTGACGTTGTCTCGCCTGCAGACTTCCCCGACTTCGACCACGACGTCGACCCCGGCGCACTGCCCGAGGACGAAACGCTTCCCAACCAGTTCGACGAGTAA